Proteins found in one Sporosarcina jeotgali genomic segment:
- a CDS encoding S-layer homology domain-containing protein yields the protein MNRKSMFVILFVLFFTGFLTVSVAKAESGLPFDTQVSGTITEQKPADEYTIVLEQPGTLSVTLDAYFSAVIVDLQTPDGNRVDGYEVTYNGRSDKPSTYSKEYVLESGEYTLIIKDHEKRSFGDYEIRAAFDPANNNEIEPNQSFNEAMLLTVGGDKVRGFISLGDQDDYYKVELTEPGRFQMNAISYMPNANIRLFDERQKMIAYESFGFKKDDPVYWKHQIDLEAGIYYILVTGQGSYRGVYEMGVDLQPANNEEKEPNNTRETAIPLQLNDGKTHTGFLSDSDKIDYYALEMNYDGYMTINFTSEFSMYNLMREVHISYGSDTNFGAIGKPVTSTQKLKLEKGIYYFSPFKQVDWQSGVYTMSFSAEPAFMDMTDRYSAAVTYLADKKVAKGISKTEFGMKNDIKRVDAAIWLANILNLDTSDTSTPQYGDVPKRAWGAVNALRSAGIATGKSSTYFGANDTTTRGEMALLIQRAYTLSSDGVELSFKDVSPRYEEAVKALLKHNVTQGKTSTKFGTGSSITRGELAIFLYRVDAAR from the coding sequence TTGAACAGAAAAAGCATGTTCGTTATTTTGTTTGTTCTATTCTTTACAGGGTTTTTAACGGTTTCCGTTGCGAAAGCGGAATCCGGATTACCATTCGATACACAGGTTTCAGGTACGATCACTGAACAAAAGCCGGCGGATGAATATACCATTGTACTCGAGCAGCCAGGCACTCTCTCAGTCACTTTGGACGCCTACTTCTCAGCTGTAATAGTAGACCTTCAAACACCAGATGGTAATAGGGTAGACGGCTATGAGGTCACTTACAATGGGCGCTCGGATAAGCCATCAACCTATAGTAAGGAATACGTTTTGGAATCGGGAGAATATACTTTAATCATTAAAGACCATGAAAAAAGAAGTTTCGGCGATTATGAAATTCGTGCTGCATTCGATCCCGCTAACAATAATGAAATAGAACCGAACCAATCTTTCAACGAAGCAATGCTGCTGACAGTTGGAGGAGATAAAGTAAGAGGTTTTATCAGTCTGGGTGATCAGGATGATTATTATAAAGTCGAGCTCACCGAACCGGGCAGATTTCAGATGAATGCCATTTCCTATATGCCAAACGCGAATATCCGGTTGTTTGACGAACGACAAAAAATGATAGCGTACGAGAGTTTCGGATTTAAAAAGGATGATCCGGTCTATTGGAAACACCAGATAGATCTGGAAGCCGGCATTTACTACATATTAGTGACGGGTCAAGGATCATATCGCGGTGTGTATGAAATGGGTGTCGATTTACAACCTGCCAACAATGAAGAGAAGGAACCGAATAATACTCGGGAAACTGCAATTCCGCTGCAGCTGAATGATGGAAAAACGCACACTGGATTTCTAAGTGATTCCGACAAAATTGACTATTATGCACTTGAAATGAATTACGATGGCTATATGACCATTAACTTTACCTCGGAGTTCAGCATGTATAATCTTATGAGGGAAGTTCATATTTCTTATGGTTCCGATACGAACTTCGGAGCGATAGGGAAGCCTGTGACCTCCACTCAAAAATTAAAACTTGAAAAAGGAATTTATTATTTCAGCCCTTTCAAACAAGTTGACTGGCAAAGTGGCGTTTATACGATGTCGTTTAGCGCAGAACCTGCATTTATGGATATGACGGATCGTTATTCCGCTGCAGTCACTTATCTTGCGGACAAGAAAGTTGCCAAAGGAATTAGTAAAACCGAGTTCGGGATGAAAAATGATATCAAAAGAGTCGATGCAGCGATTTGGCTGGCAAACATTCTGAACCTTGATACATCTGACACAAGTACTCCTCAATATGGAGATGTGCCGAAAAGAGCCTGGGGTGCCGTCAATGCGTTAAGGTCAGCAGGAATCGCAACTGGTAAATCATCCACTTATTTCGGTGCAAATGACACAACAACACGAGGGGAGATGGCTCTCCTCATTCAAAGAGCTTATACATTATCAAGCGATGGGGTAGAACTGTCATTTAAAGATGTATCTCCGAGATATGAAGAAGCGGTAAAAGCATTATTGAAACATAACGTAACACAAGGGAAAACTTCGACAAAATTTGGAACAGGTTCTTCCATCACCCGAGGAGAATTGGCTATATTCCTATATCGTGTGGACGCAGCAAGATAA
- a CDS encoding 3'-5' exonuclease, protein MAFTIPETIRTTSTAGERQLFHTLKTYLPDDYIVYYEPEIRGKRPVFVIIGPDLGLVVLEVKDYTKNTLFQLNSDEWTIVNTAGEQVKVKSPHLQARENAFHIVNALKKDRNLVQLEGKYQFQLKFPYGFGSVYTRLYQKDFIQHDLYSVVAPDLCLTRDEIDPEHEAFSEENLIEKIVNMFVVPYRLREPLSQEDIDTIRYHLFPEVRISAEFRQPSPYQDQLLLSLHDIKAMDLHQEKLAKQIGDKNRLIRGVAGSGKTLILASRAKLLAKQHPNWKILILCYNISLSRSIGHLVNQMMQEPDSLFDFDFTSDEGPPAADHPIIVRNFHEWLKNDLRISETQLPVILQKLEKGEGILPMYDAILIDEGQDFEADWFKLVSHLLNPDTKSLLLVEDRAQSIYKRARSYVQDTGLDFRGRSKVLSINYRNTAQIVEFAWKFYQENSALRNKVVSKDFENEIISPQSTRRKGYQPAIYKAKTFSQEAEMVAKQIVKLHNDFNVPFSEMVILYRVRKTFKADYVATLIRAMEKAGIPYYWLTKDTNAKRTFTKDSDQVIISTIDSSKGLDFQAVFVVNLDNLPFSLEEDTEREASLLYIAMTRAKDFLCLSYSGESAYTRYFEKIMQHRIEASITMKDVR, encoded by the coding sequence ATGGCCTTTACAATTCCTGAAACGATACGAACAACATCCACTGCAGGTGAACGACAGTTGTTCCACACATTGAAAACGTACTTGCCTGATGATTATATTGTCTACTACGAACCTGAAATACGCGGTAAACGTCCTGTTTTTGTTATTATCGGACCAGACCTTGGGTTAGTCGTTCTGGAAGTGAAAGATTATACGAAAAATACATTGTTTCAACTAAACTCTGATGAATGGACCATTGTCAATACCGCTGGGGAACAAGTCAAGGTTAAAAGCCCTCACCTCCAGGCCAGGGAAAATGCCTTTCATATTGTGAATGCATTAAAAAAAGACCGTAATCTTGTTCAACTAGAAGGTAAATATCAATTCCAATTGAAATTCCCTTACGGATTTGGAAGTGTGTATACAAGATTGTACCAAAAGGACTTCATCCAACACGACTTATACAGCGTCGTTGCACCTGATCTATGTCTGACACGTGATGAAATCGATCCTGAACATGAAGCGTTTTCTGAAGAGAATCTAATCGAGAAAATTGTAAATATGTTCGTAGTGCCATATCGGTTGCGCGAACCTTTGTCGCAAGAAGATATCGATACCATTCGCTATCATCTATTTCCTGAAGTACGAATCAGTGCTGAATTCAGGCAGCCATCACCTTATCAAGATCAATTACTGCTATCTCTTCATGATATTAAAGCGATGGATTTGCATCAGGAAAAACTTGCTAAGCAAATCGGGGACAAAAACCGACTCATCCGCGGCGTTGCAGGCAGCGGTAAAACATTAATACTTGCGAGCCGTGCGAAACTGCTTGCAAAACAGCATCCGAACTGGAAAATCCTGATTCTATGTTACAACATCTCGCTGTCTCGTTCCATTGGTCACTTAGTGAATCAAATGATGCAGGAGCCGGATTCGTTGTTTGACTTCGACTTCACAAGTGATGAGGGACCGCCTGCCGCTGATCATCCTATCATAGTGAGAAACTTCCATGAATGGCTGAAAAATGATTTGCGTATCTCCGAAACTCAGTTACCTGTCATCTTGCAAAAACTTGAAAAAGGTGAAGGGATCTTACCTATGTACGACGCTATCTTAATCGATGAAGGACAAGATTTTGAAGCTGATTGGTTCAAGTTGGTGAGCCATCTGCTGAATCCTGACACTAAATCGCTGCTGCTCGTTGAAGATCGTGCACAATCGATATATAAACGGGCACGTTCCTATGTCCAGGATACTGGTCTCGATTTCCGAGGGCGCTCCAAAGTGTTGAGTATCAACTACCGCAACACAGCACAAATCGTGGAATTCGCTTGGAAGTTTTATCAGGAGAATTCCGCCCTGCGCAACAAAGTTGTCAGTAAGGACTTTGAGAATGAAATTATCTCACCGCAGAGTACGCGCAGAAAAGGATACCAGCCCGCCATCTATAAAGCGAAGACATTTTCACAGGAAGCTGAGATGGTGGCCAAACAAATTGTCAAGCTCCACAACGATTTCAACGTTCCATTCTCTGAAATGGTTATTTTATATCGCGTACGAAAAACGTTCAAAGCCGATTATGTCGCCACACTGATCCGAGCCATGGAGAAAGCTGGCATTCCTTATTACTGGCTAACCAAAGATACGAACGCCAAACGTACATTCACGAAAGACAGCGATCAGGTTATCATCAGTACAATTGACAGCAGCAAAGGGTTGGATTTCCAAGCCGTCTTCGTTGTTAACCTGGACAACCTGCCGTTCTCGCTAGAAGAAGACACGGAACGCGAAGCCTCCCTGCTCTATATCGCAATGACCCGTGCGAAGGATTTCCTCTGTTTATCCTATTCTGGAGAATCAGCGTACACCCGTTACTTCGAAAAAATCATGCAACACCGAATAGAAGCAAGCATCACGATGAAGGATGTAAGATGA
- a CDS encoding S-layer homology domain-containing protein, protein MKNLKRFITAAALTGALFTSSIPSAFADEPSSELPPLDLGIGFSPFNDANGTRYANAVWFMWTNGIAKGMNETQFGVSQPIKRVDATMIVGNYGIEGLNPKPKKAPFTDLPQRAVHTVSALYESGIIQGKTKTLFGSDDTLKRGEAAIIVSRMLPSDKKVPIAFIDVGNRYKEAVQILVAHGIVKGKTDTLFGTADPITRGELAMMIHRVFESSKTPPVQDPSGSLPSLAKDIAMNLDKDSYTQLDTPQLTITNNNPLEQMFGAVFELQVMKNGAWMKVPFNKEIAFPDIMYTLQTGEKHQERISLNDTMFESPLAAGRYRVIQTIFDADGNRIKLAAPFQIHEAVKSPHGELPSAAEGVTMELKKESYNNSTDYLKLKFTNSSEVTYGYFRYQYDLEVKKNGTWYEVPFDSELQYPLDVHLLDPKGVYETNVSAFAYNKSAKFEKGDYRLVQKLAEESNEEENQFTLAAYFTITE, encoded by the coding sequence TTGAAAAATCTTAAACGTTTTATAACTGCTGCAGCACTTACTGGAGCTCTATTCACTTCATCGATTCCATCGGCGTTCGCGGATGAGCCATCTTCAGAGTTGCCGCCATTAGATTTAGGGATAGGATTTTCCCCATTTAATGATGCAAACGGTACGAGGTATGCAAATGCTGTTTGGTTTATGTGGACGAATGGCATTGCTAAAGGCATGAATGAGACTCAGTTTGGTGTCTCTCAGCCAATTAAACGAGTAGATGCAACGATGATCGTTGGAAACTACGGCATCGAAGGTCTCAATCCAAAACCGAAGAAAGCACCCTTTACCGACCTTCCCCAGCGTGCCGTTCACACTGTATCCGCCCTTTATGAGTCTGGAATCATTCAAGGCAAAACTAAAACCCTGTTTGGTTCTGACGACACGTTAAAAAGAGGCGAAGCGGCTATAATTGTATCTAGAATGCTTCCATCCGATAAAAAAGTGCCCATTGCGTTTATCGATGTAGGAAATCGATACAAAGAGGCTGTTCAAATTCTAGTTGCCCATGGCATTGTGAAGGGAAAGACAGATACTCTCTTCGGCACAGCAGATCCAATAACTAGAGGGGAACTGGCCATGATGATTCATAGAGTCTTTGAGTCGAGCAAAACGCCACCCGTTCAAGATCCATCTGGCTCACTTCCGTCATTGGCTAAAGATATAGCTATGAATTTGGACAAAGACAGCTACACCCAATTAGATACACCTCAACTAACAATCACCAACAATAACCCGCTTGAACAGATGTTTGGGGCAGTCTTTGAACTACAAGTAATGAAAAACGGTGCTTGGATGAAGGTTCCATTCAACAAAGAGATTGCTTTTCCAGACATCATGTATACGCTGCAAACTGGTGAGAAGCACCAAGAGCGGATTTCACTTAACGACACAATGTTTGAATCCCCGCTTGCGGCTGGTCGATATCGAGTGATCCAAACTATTTTTGACGCTGACGGAAACCGTATTAAATTAGCAGCACCGTTTCAAATCCATGAAGCAGTGAAGTCGCCTCATGGCGAGCTGCCATCTGCTGCAGAAGGTGTAACGATGGAATTAAAAAAGGAAAGTTATAACAATTCAACGGATTACTTAAAACTCAAATTTACCAATTCAAGTGAAGTGACTTATGGATATTTTCGTTATCAATATGATCTAGAAGTGAAAAAGAATGGCACGTGGTATGAAGTCCCATTTGATTCAGAATTGCAGTATCCGCTAGATGTTCACTTATTAGATCCCAAGGGTGTATATGAAACGAATGTCAGCGCATTTGCATATAACAAGTCAGCAAAGTTTGAAAAAGGTGACTATCGATTAGTTCAGAAGCTTGCAGAGGAAAGTAATGAGGAAGAAAATCAATTTACGTTAGCTGCTTATTTTACAATTACTGAGTAA
- a CDS encoding RDD family protein, with protein MNDEQIGIKTPEFVSLQFQLAGLGSRSAAFIIDQLILTVVNISVLIVLAIFYTRDIDFFAFAGMDSLILGLAILGLFIVNTGYFVIMEYFSGGKTIGKRMLGIRAIQENGHSLTLLSSFIRNFLRVIDSLPAGYFLGIVLIFFHSKHKRIGDLVAGTIVVHERQTKKQNKQTPIEKEIAMKQLAKEDLIIEDWALRSIGQKDWKLIETYSNRLTQLSENERSELTEKVANLLLPKLGLEVSGKSNLELENTLLVIYLTLSEEWAYEL; from the coding sequence ATGAATGACGAACAAATTGGTATCAAGACACCGGAATTCGTATCTCTTCAGTTTCAGCTCGCAGGACTCGGTAGCAGAAGCGCGGCATTTATTATTGATCAGCTTATTTTAACGGTTGTTAATATTTCAGTTCTCATTGTTTTGGCCATTTTTTACACGAGAGATATAGATTTTTTTGCCTTTGCGGGAATGGACTCGCTTATATTGGGTCTTGCAATTCTTGGTCTTTTTATCGTCAACACAGGGTATTTTGTAATTATGGAGTACTTTTCAGGAGGAAAAACTATTGGTAAAAGAATGCTCGGCATTCGAGCAATCCAAGAAAATGGGCATAGCTTAACATTACTATCAAGCTTTATCCGCAATTTCCTTAGAGTTATTGACTCTTTACCTGCTGGATATTTTTTGGGGATTGTGCTCATTTTCTTTCATTCGAAACATAAAAGAATTGGAGATTTAGTTGCAGGAACGATTGTTGTACATGAACGACAAACAAAAAAACAAAACAAACAAACTCCTATTGAAAAAGAAATTGCTATGAAGCAACTTGCAAAAGAGGATCTTATTATTGAAGATTGGGCTTTAAGGTCAATTGGACAAAAAGATTGGAAACTTATTGAGACGTATAGCAATCGACTCACTCAATTGTCCGAAAACGAACGCTCGGAGCTTACGGAAAAAGTAGCAAATCTCTTACTACCGAAATTAGGATTAGAAGTCTCGGGGAAAAGTAATTTAGAATTAGAAAATACGCTGCTTGTTATTTACTTGACTTTGAGTGAAGAATGGGCGTATGAACTTTGA
- a CDS encoding stage II sporulation protein M, whose product MNINQFVKSHREDWSKLEKLASELHKGKSNLTGERIDQFYEFYQKSAQNLSYAQTYFPNEEVTVYLNELVSKSHNVLYKDQISSIKQVGNFLSTTFIRLFLEQWKFIFVAFLLFTLGALGSFFAVLNDPQSMYAILPAEVAQGVNPDQLGSDEMEVNSSVMSSTIMTNNIQVGILAFAGGITFGLLTVYVLIYNGILVGALAALFFHYDKSYEFWAFIVPHGMIELSAIFIAGGAGLLMGYKLFVPGKFSRGYQLKTQAKRSVQLLIGTIPLFIIAGLIEGFITPASIPLGAKYAVAFITVIGLLVYVLIGKVFLDRRESKLSSDS is encoded by the coding sequence ATGAACATCAATCAATTTGTGAAATCGCATCGTGAAGATTGGAGTAAACTGGAAAAATTAGCGTCTGAATTGCATAAAGGTAAATCTAATTTAACAGGTGAAAGAATTGATCAGTTTTACGAATTCTATCAAAAGTCTGCTCAAAATCTTTCCTACGCTCAAACGTACTTTCCAAATGAAGAAGTAACGGTTTACTTAAATGAACTTGTATCAAAATCACATAATGTGTTATATAAAGATCAAATATCGAGTATAAAACAAGTTGGTAACTTTTTAAGCACAACATTTATTCGTTTGTTTTTAGAACAATGGAAGTTTATTTTTGTCGCATTTCTTTTGTTTACACTTGGTGCTTTAGGTAGCTTCTTTGCTGTTCTCAACGACCCTCAATCGATGTATGCCATACTGCCTGCAGAAGTGGCTCAAGGAGTAAATCCCGATCAGCTTGGTAGCGATGAAATGGAAGTAAATTCTTCGGTAATGTCTTCCACTATTATGACAAACAATATTCAAGTAGGGATACTCGCTTTTGCCGGAGGTATCACATTCGGGTTATTAACTGTATATGTCCTCATTTATAATGGTATTTTGGTTGGAGCCTTGGCTGCTTTATTCTTTCACTACGATAAATCGTATGAGTTTTGGGCATTTATCGTACCACATGGAATGATTGAGCTTTCAGCCATATTTATAGCAGGTGGAGCAGGTCTATTAATGGGTTATAAGCTCTTTGTCCCAGGCAAGTTCTCAAGAGGCTACCAATTGAAAACTCAGGCAAAGCGATCTGTTCAGTTACTAATTGGTACGATTCCATTATTCATCATTGCTGGATTAATTGAAGGCTTCATCACTCCAGCATCAATACCATTAGGAGCAAAATATGCAGTTGCATTCATTACTGTGATTGGTTTACTTGTGTACGTGTTGATTGGAAAAGTTTTTCTAGACAGAAGAGAATCTAAATTAAGTTCCGATTCATAA
- a CDS encoding DUF58 domain-containing protein: MVPTKRLLIIFLVLSVALITLGSLLELDWGFLIVVNLLILFGSLLDLLYSPKKNQIHFKRTIVKELERNLSYTVDIEVENTSEHAFNFLLVDGIPQSFKSSFPIKGEIAKETAVQVRYETNASVRGNYEIEQLHCRYTSKLGLWAKQKSVSLVDSVKVIPDLTETKSYLGNAQRFLLYEGSKIRKQQRGIGEFAQIRNYGVGDDPRMINWRQTAKLQEVMTNEYEPEHGKYVTILIDCGRMMGAELKNGNRLEKVMEASLTVAAAALQKGDYVSVLAFSKEVQVVVPPAKGIAHLQTILHAIYSLEVGAAESNYAAVLTYLETMQKKRSLLLLFSDVRSFLHEESALAYLQRLRRRHMFLMIGIEDTALYNRINEEPVDVQTAMVKSIAQQQLLLKKKRKLKWEKKGLQMIEAREENLAVAAVSHYIDIMNRNLI, translated from the coding sequence ATCGTACCAACGAAACGATTACTCATTATTTTTCTCGTACTATCTGTTGCTTTAATCACGCTCGGAAGTCTCTTGGAATTGGATTGGGGCTTTCTCATTGTCGTGAATCTTCTTATTCTATTTGGAAGTTTGTTGGACTTGTTGTATTCGCCAAAGAAAAACCAAATTCATTTCAAACGAACAATTGTGAAAGAACTGGAAAGAAACCTTTCCTATACAGTCGATATTGAAGTGGAAAATACTTCGGAGCATGCCTTCAATTTTCTTCTTGTAGATGGAATTCCACAATCTTTTAAAAGCTCTTTTCCAATTAAAGGAGAAATAGCAAAAGAGACTGCAGTACAAGTACGTTATGAAACAAACGCTTCTGTACGAGGAAACTATGAGATAGAGCAACTCCACTGCCGTTATACAAGCAAGTTAGGTCTTTGGGCAAAGCAAAAATCAGTTTCGTTGGTGGATTCCGTTAAAGTTATTCCAGACTTAACTGAAACGAAAAGCTATTTGGGCAATGCTCAACGGTTTCTGTTATATGAGGGTTCAAAGATTCGTAAACAACAACGCGGCATAGGAGAATTTGCCCAGATTAGAAACTACGGAGTCGGCGATGACCCACGGATGATTAACTGGCGGCAAACTGCGAAACTACAAGAAGTGATGACCAATGAATATGAACCTGAACATGGAAAATATGTAACCATTTTAATCGATTGTGGGAGAATGATGGGTGCGGAATTAAAGAATGGAAATCGCCTTGAAAAAGTAATGGAAGCCTCTCTAACTGTTGCGGCGGCAGCTTTACAAAAAGGGGATTACGTTTCTGTTCTAGCCTTTTCAAAAGAAGTACAAGTAGTTGTACCACCCGCAAAAGGAATCGCTCATTTGCAAACAATTCTCCACGCAATTTACTCTCTTGAAGTGGGTGCTGCCGAGTCGAATTATGCTGCTGTTCTCACTTATTTAGAAACCATGCAAAAGAAAAGAAGTCTACTATTACTCTTTAGTGATGTTCGCTCATTTCTTCATGAGGAAAGTGCGCTTGCCTATTTGCAAAGACTTAGAAGACGCCATATGTTTTTGATGATTGGCATTGAGGACACTGCCCTTTATAATCGCATCAATGAAGAACCAGTGGATGTACAAACCGCAATGGTAAAAAGTATTGCTCAACAACAACTGCTTCTTAAGAAAAAAAGGAAATTGAAATGGGAAAAAAAAGGCCTTCAAATGATTGAGGCCCGTGAAGAAAACTTAGCAGTAGCAGCTGTTTCCCATTATATTGATATTATGAATCGGAACTTAATTTAG
- a CDS encoding AAA family ATPase: protein MRMHLLTLLEKYEERVLGQSTTLRLLLSAVLSGGHVLLEGVPGTGKTQMVKTLASLLGGDFRRIQFTPDLLPSDITGSMIYNMKEGSFETLKGPIFTNVLLADEINRTPAKTQAALLEAMEEKQVTIQGKTYPLPDVFFVVATQNPIEFEGTYPLPEAQQDRFLFKLLIDFPSFNEEKDILKQIIEKSFHSTSVSSILDMETFLTIQREIEQVTLGEGVLDYVMQIVRKTRETESIRFGASTRAGISIGKAAQSWAYLEGRDYVTPDDVKIVAKPSLRHRIQLSPHVELEGTAVDQIIEELVGAIPIPR from the coding sequence ATGAGAATGCATTTATTAACCTTATTGGAAAAGTATGAAGAACGAGTCTTGGGCCAAAGTACTACTCTTAGACTTCTATTATCTGCTGTTTTGTCAGGTGGGCATGTATTACTAGAAGGGGTGCCGGGAACTGGAAAAACGCAAATGGTTAAAACATTGGCAAGTTTACTCGGTGGTGATTTTAGACGAATACAATTCACCCCAGACTTATTACCAAGTGACATTACAGGAAGCATGATTTACAACATGAAAGAAGGTTCTTTTGAAACGTTAAAAGGACCGATTTTCACGAATGTCCTTTTAGCTGATGAAATTAACCGGACACCCGCAAAAACTCAAGCGGCACTTCTAGAAGCAATGGAAGAAAAACAAGTTACCATCCAAGGGAAAACGTATCCGTTACCCGATGTTTTTTTCGTAGTAGCCACACAAAACCCAATTGAATTTGAAGGTACTTACCCATTACCAGAAGCACAACAAGATCGGTTCTTGTTTAAACTTCTGATTGACTTTCCTTCGTTCAACGAGGAAAAAGACATATTAAAACAAATAATTGAAAAAAGTTTTCACAGCACATCGGTCTCTTCAATTCTCGACATGGAAACATTTTTAACAATCCAACGTGAAATTGAACAAGTAACACTCGGTGAGGGTGTGCTCGATTATGTGATGCAGATAGTACGAAAAACGAGAGAAACAGAATCCATTCGTTTTGGAGCAAGTACTCGTGCAGGTATTTCAATTGGTAAAGCTGCGCAATCATGGGCTTACTTAGAAGGTCGTGATTACGTAACACCTGACGACGTTAAAATCGTTGCCAAACCATCTTTAAGACATAGAATTCAATTATCTCCACATGTAGAATTGGAGGGAACGGCTGTTGACCAAATCATCGAAGAACTTGTGGGGGCGATTCCTATTCCAAGGTAG
- a CDS encoding DUF4350 domain-containing protein, which produces MQKKRLTPKTWIGLSLFLIVLLFSRYLLVQDQLKEYPIFASDSPSPTGVKAFYTYLEKGNEVVKRWTESPSDLSTTSENQLLIMLEPYFIPTTEELGAYKEFMNSGNTILLFKQNPKGMFELETEPVETNEGLIVDKADHAYSAELLESFRLLEQTDDEVLLSDDLGTIALQRSYGKGNLIVANSPSWMMNSELLTDDHLALILTLVSEVDSKTILFDEYIHSSDSASTFFTIFPRWFLLLLVQGTLFTLLWLWILGKRFGPIFIPREETVRFSDEGLRALAAWYLKGRRYHDSLVIQADYVKTLLQERWRIPYTMEWENLTDHFKQKCPHLHKDEIREMLMGLTPMLSKEKVSKQDYLYWSKKLETIRKEVEMR; this is translated from the coding sequence TTGCAGAAAAAAAGATTGACCCCAAAAACTTGGATCGGACTGTCACTTTTTTTAATTGTCCTGCTCTTCTCTCGATACCTTCTAGTGCAAGACCAACTAAAAGAGTATCCAATTTTCGCTTCTGACTCTCCTTCTCCCACAGGAGTAAAAGCATTCTATACGTACTTAGAGAAGGGTAATGAAGTCGTCAAAAGATGGACAGAATCTCCAAGTGATTTATCTACAACATCTGAAAACCAGTTACTTATTATGTTGGAGCCTTACTTCATTCCAACTACTGAAGAACTTGGTGCATACAAAGAATTCATGAATTCTGGAAATACCATTCTTTTATTTAAACAAAACCCAAAAGGAATGTTCGAATTGGAAACCGAGCCTGTCGAAACAAACGAAGGTCTTATAGTCGATAAAGCAGACCATGCCTATTCAGCCGAACTCCTTGAATCCTTTCGACTTCTTGAACAAACGGATGATGAAGTTTTACTTTCAGACGACTTGGGAACTATTGCACTGCAGCGTTCTTACGGTAAGGGAAATTTAATTGTTGCAAATTCGCCAAGCTGGATGATGAATAGTGAACTTTTAACGGATGACCACCTAGCACTTATTCTAACACTTGTAAGTGAAGTGGATTCTAAAACGATTTTGTTTGACGAATATATACATAGTAGCGATAGTGCATCGACTTTTTTCACAATCTTTCCTCGATGGTTTTTACTTTTACTGGTACAAGGAACATTGTTTACCCTCCTATGGTTATGGATTCTTGGAAAACGATTCGGACCGATTTTTATTCCTAGAGAAGAAACAGTTCGTTTCAGTGATGAAGGTCTTCGAGCATTAGCTGCTTGGTACCTCAAGGGGCGTCGTTATCATGACTCATTGGTCATTCAAGCTGATTATGTTAAAACGTTATTACAAGAGCGTTGGCGGATTCCGTATACAATGGAATGGGAAAACCTGACGGATCACTTCAAGCAAAAATGCCCTCATCTGCACAAAGATGAAATACGGGAGATGCTCATGGGGTTAACTCCAATGCTAAGTAAAGAAAAAGTAAGCAAACAAGACTATTTATATTGGTCGAAAAAGCTAGAGACCATTCGGAAAGAGGTAGAGATGAGATGA
- a CDS encoding DUF4129 domain-containing protein, with protein sequence MANVQNVKDELENILSKKEYTVYTDQETNFFTALWEKIKAWIVEFLERLFPSMEKTSMLAGPILAIVITVMLILIAIALVYFVRKQKRRQIHQSKKPLQSMKEIDWSFQMHLSEANKQEELNRLTPATRHMFLAILLYFHGKQWVEARIWKTNWEYYEELKKVNRQSANQFHHIARFFDEVTYGEREVQIDEYQEFRIKVMEALGESVE encoded by the coding sequence ATGGCTAATGTACAGAACGTAAAAGACGAACTGGAAAACATTTTAAGTAAGAAAGAGTATACAGTTTATACAGACCAGGAAACGAATTTCTTCACGGCTTTATGGGAGAAGATTAAAGCTTGGATTGTTGAATTTTTGGAGCGCCTTTTTCCGTCTATGGAGAAGACGAGCATGCTTGCTGGACCCATTTTGGCGATTGTTATTACCGTCATGCTTATTCTTATTGCCATTGCCTTGGTTTATTTTGTTCGTAAACAAAAGCGCAGACAAATACATCAATCTAAAAAACCTCTACAATCTATGAAGGAGATCGATTGGTCTTTTCAGATGCATTTATCTGAAGCTAATAAACAAGAAGAGCTGAATAGGCTAACGCCTGCAACTCGCCATATGTTTTTAGCAATTCTTCTTTATTTTCATGGAAAACAATGGGTGGAAGCACGTATTTGGAAGACCAACTGGGAGTATTATGAAGAGCTCAAAAAAGTAAATCGGCAATCTGCCAATCAATTCCATCATATCGCTCGATTCTTTGATGAAGTTACGTATGGAGAACGAGAAGTTCAAATCGATGAATATCAAGAATTTCGGATAAAGGTAATGGAGGCTTTAGGCGAATCCGTTGAATAA